In Scomber japonicus isolate fScoJap1 chromosome 19, fScoJap1.pri, whole genome shotgun sequence, a single genomic region encodes these proteins:
- the stbd1 gene encoding uncharacterized protein stbd1 isoform X2 produces MSRQNNNAVAVERRMDLASLFCMIGRHGPAVALAVILMVSVVAGFIIYRTVRGKRRKATAAADGADSKSEEREERDASVIQEPDPEEPHRPAESTDLSDNGSSDVLKEDADLILNDIKIRQRRAGATAAAAAAAAAEKKPSLCSLPKSNVQVPLNKHTTSGDTEDMAVIQDSYKVTETYAEDAKESVQSDTYTVAEMEVEDAVDLHQCATDDGVKEEAEINDIDSRMKEPELKNDESCHEEEKKVFKAEFREDEDVTTDKDVSDKKTRQEEESFQCALSSPVCFEQMLHMSEDDDNDKLQDNKTTLETNTVESTFKEPVTHIDNLPVTCLSDDKDEDFEEEKHHLDSIDYSKYSSSNHLSTEEEKKNEESVDYQVISQQAEIWSSTFEQETTLPSSQQDLWDHRMDVVADKEEKKSEVEETEDESVDYQIISQQAELWSSTSEQETTVPSSEQDQYYHSTDVAALPIQDSEAEVFEKDTDKDPTDNLTAVEFDAHSLQFKEEELQIEENGLTCNQEVGVLPAGTDQVIENILTSDNVVVCGEDSSTMALSPVLPCLSDPVKVVNLDDGLSSVTTDAKAHISSIADFPDLSLDCQQAQKEDKIVATLEDTDSANVNTQMPLHETENQPESNENGTTTVLAEECIDQVYESHVSPSCKEEQSVQLINNDSFDKADVACSDIDTNVPASLMTEEISCPHLPSIYQGCQSEHMETNETFDETVVNSVTEAAVSDNASIGVLEMSEEISHPHLLAASQDQQSSQTQNNKDFSEVTTGLAPVMTDDINPTMCQLHLLSFEQNVLSPDISSPGVGEESGISSMAVSPDLQDVGNEFETIVTNIALPVKDYDPQPEEHTEAQKCFFTEDVAVSVIKEDTAGMVFGPYPSHLPQQLQSEHTDRINYESFAANEDMFGQDIEDGYQRVMDQFVVPIASNVTSLTDELKTQPDMKAVVEVVEIKEKKEAVRAEKKEAAEADEEKDEDYEKTEISIMEATMDNNEWITDSNYQVLPWMNLSAPALVQHHTSQKTNQLPTEEGQHSPSLADVICRDTDTLPSTDVKQTSTLALVEENTEKKVVAVQPMPQNVNVIFRVHYLTQSPYQTVAVTGNQQELGNWKEFIPLERAKDGHWATVVSLPAESHVEWKFVVVDKGEVCRWEECGNRLLETGYGDDLVVHKWWGFL; encoded by the exons ATGTCGCGGCAAAACAACAACGCCGTGGCCGTGGAGAGACGCATGGATCTGGCCTCGCTTTTCTGCATGATCGGGCGGCACGGTCCCGCTGTGGCTCTGGCTGTGATACTGATGGTGTCCGTGGTGGCGGGTTTCATCATCTACCGGACCGTGAGGGGGAAGCGGAGGAAGGCCACAGCCGCAGCCGACGGCGCTGACAGCAAGAgcgaagagagagaggagagagacgcATCGGTGATACAGGAGCCGGACCCGGAGGAACCACACAGACCAGCGGAGTCAACAG ATTTGAGTGACAATGGCTCATCAGATGTGCTAAAGGAGGATGCTGATTTGATTTTGAATGATATCAAAATCAGGCAGCGTCGTGCTGgtgccactgctgctgctgctgctgctgctgctgctgagaagaAACCATCACTTTGTTCTCTCCCCAAGAGTAACGTCCAAGTACCACTCAACAAGCATACCACTTCAGGTGACACAGAGGACATGGCAGTCATTCAAGACTCTTATAAAGTAACTGAGACGTATGCAGAGGATGCCAAAGAGAGCGTGCAAAGTGATACTTACACGGTGGCTGAAATGGAGGTGGAGGATGCTGTTGATTTGCACCAGTGTGCAACAGATGATGGTGTAAAGGAGGAAGCAGAGATCAATGATATTGACAGCCGCATGAAAGAGCCTGAGCTGAAAAATGATGAGAGCTGCcatgaggaagaaaagaaa GTGTTTAAAGCAGAATTCCGGGAAGATGAGGATGTGACCACAGACAAGGATGTTTCTGACAAGAAAACCAGGCAAGAGGAGGAAAGCTTTCAGTGTGCTTTGAGCAGCCCGGTATGCTTTGAACAAATGCTTCATATGAGTGAAGATGATGACAATGACAAACTACAAGATAATAAAACCACGCTGGAGACAAACACAGTGGAGTCCACCTTTAAAGAGCCTGTCACACATATTGACAATTTACCTGTCACCTGCCTCTCTGATGACAAAGATGAGGACTTTGAGGAAGAGAAACACCATCTAGATAGTATTGATTACAGTAAATATTCCAGCAGTAATCACCTCtctacagaagaagaaaagaaaaatgag GAGTCTGTAGACTACCAGGTAATTTCTCAACAAGCTGAGATCTGGTCCTCAACATTTGAACAAGAAACAACCCTGCCATCTTCACAGCAGGACTTATGGGATCATAGGATGGACGTGGTGGCggacaaagaagaaaagaaaagtgaggtTGAGGAAACAGAAGACGAGTCTGTAGACTACCAGATAATTTCTCAACAAGCTGAGCTCTGGtcgtcaacatctgaacaagaAACAACCGTGCCATCTTCAGAGCAGGACCAATATTATCATAGCACAGACGTGGCGGCACTGCCCATTCAGGATAGTGAAGCTGAAGTGTTTGAAAAAGATACAGATAAAGACCCAACAGACAATCTTACTGCTGTCGAATTCGATGCTCACTCACTACAGTTTAAAGAGGAAGAACTGCAAATTGAAGAAAATGGTCTCACATGTAATCAAGAGGTTGGTGTTCTTCCTGCTGGGACTGATCAAGTGATAGAGAATATACTGACTAGTGACAATGTCGTTGTCTGTGGTGAAGACAGTTCAACAATGGCGCTCAGCCCTGTTCTGCCCTGTTTGAGCGATCCTGTAAAGGTTGTTAATCTTGATGACGGTCTGTCAAGTGTCACCACTGAtgcaaaagctcatatctcaagCATTGCAGATTTCCCTGACTTATCATTGGATTGTCAACAAGCACAGAAAGAAGATAAAATAGTTGCCACTCTCGAAGACACTGACTCTGCTAATGTTAACACTCAAATGCCATTGCATGAGACAGAAAATCAGCCTGAAAGCAATGAAAATGGAACAACCACTGTGCTGGCTGAAGAATGTATTGACCAAGTCTATGAATCTCATGTTTCACCCAGCTGCAAAGAGGAGCAAAGTGTCCAATTGATAAATAATGATTCTTTTGACAAAGCAGATGTTGCTTGTTCTGACATAGATACAAATGTTCCTGCTTCTCTAATGACAGAAGAAATATCTTGTCCTCACCTGCCATCCATCTACCAAGGCTGCCAAAGTGAACACATGGAAACAAATGAGACTTTTGATGAGACGGTTGTTAACTCTGTGACTGAAGCAGCTGTTAGTGACAATGCTAGCATTGGCGTACTTGAAATGTCAGAAGAAATATCTCATCCTCATCTGCTGGCTGCCTCTCAAGACCAACAAAGTAgccaaacacaaaataacaaagaTTTTTCAGAAGTTACCACTGGTCTTGCTCCCGTCATGACCGATGACATTAACCCTACCATGTGTCAACTTCACCTGCTGTCTTTTGAACAAAATGTGCTGAGTCCTGACATATCATCTCCTGGTGTTGGTGAAGAGAGTGGGATTTCAAGCATGGCTGTTAGCCCTGATTTACAAGATGTTGGTAATGAATTTGAAACTATTGTTACAAATATTGCACTTCCTGTGAAAGATTATGATCCACAGCCGGAGGAACACACTGAGGCTCAAAAATGCTTCTTTACTGAGGATGTAGCTGTATCTGTCATCAAGGAAGATACAGCAGGTATGGTGTTTGGCCCTTACCCATCACATCTTCCTCAGCAACTCCAAAGCGAACATACAGATAGGATTAACTATGAATCATTTGCAGCCAACGAAGACATGTTTGGCCAAGACATTGAGGATGGCTATCAAAGAGTGATGGACCAGTTTGTGGTGCCGATTGCAAGCAATGTTACTAGCTTAACTGATGAGCTAAAAACACAGCCAGACATGAAAGCTGTTGTTGAGGTTGTAGAGataaaggagaagaaggaagcagTAAGGGCTGAAAAGAAAGAGGCAGCAGAAGCAGATGAGGAAAAAGATGAGGATTATGAAAAGACGGAAATTAGTATCATGGAGGCAACTATGGACAATAATGAGTGGATCACGGATAGCAACTACCAAGTCCTTCCCTGGATGAACCTTTCTGCCCCAGCTTTGGTCCAACACCATACCAGCCAAAAAACCAACCAACTTCCCACGGAGGAAGGCCAGCACAGCCCTTCTCTTGCAGATGTTATTTGTAGAGATACAGATACCCTACCCTCCACTGACGTCAAACAAACCAGCACTCTCGCTCTTGTtgaggaaaacacagaaaaaaaggttgTGGCTGTCCAGCCCATGCCTCAGAATGTCAATGTGATCTTTCGAGTCCACTATCTCACCCAATCGCCATACCAGACGGTGGCCGTCACGGGGAACCAGCAGGAGCTGGGGAACTGGAAGGAATTCATCCCTCTAGAGAGGGCCAAGGACGGGCACTGGGCCACTGTGGTCAGCCTCCCCGCAGAGAGCCATGTGGAGTGGAAGTTTGTGGTTGTGGACAAAGGTGAGGTGTGTCGCTGGGAGGAATGTGGCAACCGCCTCCTCGAAACAGGATACGGAGATGACCTGGTTGTGCACAAATGGTGGGGATTCCTGTGA
- the stbd1 gene encoding uncharacterized protein stbd1 isoform X1 yields the protein MSRQNNNAVAVERRMDLASLFCMIGRHGPAVALAVILMVSVVAGFIIYRTVRGKRRKATAAADGADSKSEEREERDASVIQEPDPEEPHRPAESTDLSDNGSSDVLKEDADLILNDIKIRQRRAGATAAAAAAAAAEKKPSLCSLPKSNVQVPLNKHTTSGDTEDMAVIQDSYKVTETYAEDAKESVQSDTYTVAEMEVEDAVDLHQCATDDGVKEEAEINDIDSRMKEPELKNDESCHEEEKKVFKAEFREDEDVTTDKDVSDKKTRQEEESFQCALSSPVCFEQMLHMSEDDDNDKLQDNKTTLETNTVESTFKEPVTHIDNLPVTCLSDDKDEDFEEEKHHLDSIDYSKYSSSNHLSTEEEKKNEVEEAEEESVNDHVISQQPEISSSTFEQETTLLPSQQDQCDHSMDVVVDEEEKKSEVEEAEEETVDYQVKSQEAEILSSTFEQETTLPSPQQDQCDQRIDVVVDKEEKKSEVEEAEEESVNYQVISQQPEIVSSTFEQETTLPSSQQHQCDHMTDVVEEEKKSEVEEVEEESVDYQVISQQAEIWSSTFEQETTLPSSQQDLWDHRMDVVADKEEKKSEVEETEDESVDYQIISQQAELWSSTSEQETTVPSSEQDQYYHSTDVAALPIQDSEAEVFEKDTDKDPTDNLTAVEFDAHSLQFKEEELQIEENGLTCNQEVGVLPAGTDQVIENILTSDNVVVCGEDSSTMALSPVLPCLSDPVKVVNLDDGLSSVTTDAKAHISSIADFPDLSLDCQQAQKEDKIVATLEDTDSANVNTQMPLHETENQPESNENGTTTVLAEECIDQVYESHVSPSCKEEQSVQLINNDSFDKADVACSDIDTNVPASLMTEEISCPHLPSIYQGCQSEHMETNETFDETVVNSVTEAAVSDNASIGVLEMSEEISHPHLLAASQDQQSSQTQNNKDFSEVTTGLAPVMTDDINPTMCQLHLLSFEQNVLSPDISSPGVGEESGISSMAVSPDLQDVGNEFETIVTNIALPVKDYDPQPEEHTEAQKCFFTEDVAVSVIKEDTAGMVFGPYPSHLPQQLQSEHTDRINYESFAANEDMFGQDIEDGYQRVMDQFVVPIASNVTSLTDELKTQPDMKAVVEVVEIKEKKEAVRAEKKEAAEADEEKDEDYEKTEISIMEATMDNNEWITDSNYQVLPWMNLSAPALVQHHTSQKTNQLPTEEGQHSPSLADVICRDTDTLPSTDVKQTSTLALVEENTEKKVVAVQPMPQNVNVIFRVHYLTQSPYQTVAVTGNQQELGNWKEFIPLERAKDGHWATVVSLPAESHVEWKFVVVDKGEVCRWEECGNRLLETGYGDDLVVHKWWGFL from the exons ATGTCGCGGCAAAACAACAACGCCGTGGCCGTGGAGAGACGCATGGATCTGGCCTCGCTTTTCTGCATGATCGGGCGGCACGGTCCCGCTGTGGCTCTGGCTGTGATACTGATGGTGTCCGTGGTGGCGGGTTTCATCATCTACCGGACCGTGAGGGGGAAGCGGAGGAAGGCCACAGCCGCAGCCGACGGCGCTGACAGCAAGAgcgaagagagagaggagagagacgcATCGGTGATACAGGAGCCGGACCCGGAGGAACCACACAGACCAGCGGAGTCAACAG ATTTGAGTGACAATGGCTCATCAGATGTGCTAAAGGAGGATGCTGATTTGATTTTGAATGATATCAAAATCAGGCAGCGTCGTGCTGgtgccactgctgctgctgctgctgctgctgctgctgagaagaAACCATCACTTTGTTCTCTCCCCAAGAGTAACGTCCAAGTACCACTCAACAAGCATACCACTTCAGGTGACACAGAGGACATGGCAGTCATTCAAGACTCTTATAAAGTAACTGAGACGTATGCAGAGGATGCCAAAGAGAGCGTGCAAAGTGATACTTACACGGTGGCTGAAATGGAGGTGGAGGATGCTGTTGATTTGCACCAGTGTGCAACAGATGATGGTGTAAAGGAGGAAGCAGAGATCAATGATATTGACAGCCGCATGAAAGAGCCTGAGCTGAAAAATGATGAGAGCTGCcatgaggaagaaaagaaa GTGTTTAAAGCAGAATTCCGGGAAGATGAGGATGTGACCACAGACAAGGATGTTTCTGACAAGAAAACCAGGCAAGAGGAGGAAAGCTTTCAGTGTGCTTTGAGCAGCCCGGTATGCTTTGAACAAATGCTTCATATGAGTGAAGATGATGACAATGACAAACTACAAGATAATAAAACCACGCTGGAGACAAACACAGTGGAGTCCACCTTTAAAGAGCCTGTCACACATATTGACAATTTACCTGTCACCTGCCTCTCTGATGACAAAGATGAGGACTTTGAGGAAGAGAAACACCATCTAGATAGTATTGATTACAGTAAATATTCCAGCAGTAATCACCTCtctacagaagaagaaaagaaaaatgaggttGAGGAAGCAGAAGAGGAGTCTGTAAACGATCATGTAATTTCTCAACAACCTGAGATCTCGTCCTCAACATTTGAACAAGAAACAACACTGCTACCTTCACAGCAGGACCAATGTGATCATAGCATGGATGTGGTGgtggatgaagaagaaaagaaaagtgaggtTGAGGAAGCAGAAGAGGAGACTGTAGACTACCAGGTAAAATCTCAAGAAGCTGAGATCTTGTCCTCAACATTTGAACAAGAAACAACCCTGCCATCTCCACAGCAGGACCAATGTGATCAGAGGATAGATGTGGTGGTcgacaaagaagaaaagaaaagtgaggtTGAGGAAGCAGAAGAGGAGTCTGTAAACTATCAGGTAATTTCTCAACAACCTGAGATCGTGTCCTCAACATTTGAACAAGAAACAACCCTGCCATCTTCACAGCAGCACCAATGTGATCATATGACTGATgtggtggaggaagaaaagaaaagtgaggtTGAAGAAGTGGAAGAGGAGTCTGTAGACTACCAGGTAATTTCTCAACAAGCTGAGATCTGGTCCTCAACATTTGAACAAGAAACAACCCTGCCATCTTCACAGCAGGACTTATGGGATCATAGGATGGACGTGGTGGCggacaaagaagaaaagaaaagtgaggtTGAGGAAACAGAAGACGAGTCTGTAGACTACCAGATAATTTCTCAACAAGCTGAGCTCTGGtcgtcaacatctgaacaagaAACAACCGTGCCATCTTCAGAGCAGGACCAATATTATCATAGCACAGACGTGGCGGCACTGCCCATTCAGGATAGTGAAGCTGAAGTGTTTGAAAAAGATACAGATAAAGACCCAACAGACAATCTTACTGCTGTCGAATTCGATGCTCACTCACTACAGTTTAAAGAGGAAGAACTGCAAATTGAAGAAAATGGTCTCACATGTAATCAAGAGGTTGGTGTTCTTCCTGCTGGGACTGATCAAGTGATAGAGAATATACTGACTAGTGACAATGTCGTTGTCTGTGGTGAAGACAGTTCAACAATGGCGCTCAGCCCTGTTCTGCCCTGTTTGAGCGATCCTGTAAAGGTTGTTAATCTTGATGACGGTCTGTCAAGTGTCACCACTGAtgcaaaagctcatatctcaagCATTGCAGATTTCCCTGACTTATCATTGGATTGTCAACAAGCACAGAAAGAAGATAAAATAGTTGCCACTCTCGAAGACACTGACTCTGCTAATGTTAACACTCAAATGCCATTGCATGAGACAGAAAATCAGCCTGAAAGCAATGAAAATGGAACAACCACTGTGCTGGCTGAAGAATGTATTGACCAAGTCTATGAATCTCATGTTTCACCCAGCTGCAAAGAGGAGCAAAGTGTCCAATTGATAAATAATGATTCTTTTGACAAAGCAGATGTTGCTTGTTCTGACATAGATACAAATGTTCCTGCTTCTCTAATGACAGAAGAAATATCTTGTCCTCACCTGCCATCCATCTACCAAGGCTGCCAAAGTGAACACATGGAAACAAATGAGACTTTTGATGAGACGGTTGTTAACTCTGTGACTGAAGCAGCTGTTAGTGACAATGCTAGCATTGGCGTACTTGAAATGTCAGAAGAAATATCTCATCCTCATCTGCTGGCTGCCTCTCAAGACCAACAAAGTAgccaaacacaaaataacaaagaTTTTTCAGAAGTTACCACTGGTCTTGCTCCCGTCATGACCGATGACATTAACCCTACCATGTGTCAACTTCACCTGCTGTCTTTTGAACAAAATGTGCTGAGTCCTGACATATCATCTCCTGGTGTTGGTGAAGAGAGTGGGATTTCAAGCATGGCTGTTAGCCCTGATTTACAAGATGTTGGTAATGAATTTGAAACTATTGTTACAAATATTGCACTTCCTGTGAAAGATTATGATCCACAGCCGGAGGAACACACTGAGGCTCAAAAATGCTTCTTTACTGAGGATGTAGCTGTATCTGTCATCAAGGAAGATACAGCAGGTATGGTGTTTGGCCCTTACCCATCACATCTTCCTCAGCAACTCCAAAGCGAACATACAGATAGGATTAACTATGAATCATTTGCAGCCAACGAAGACATGTTTGGCCAAGACATTGAGGATGGCTATCAAAGAGTGATGGACCAGTTTGTGGTGCCGATTGCAAGCAATGTTACTAGCTTAACTGATGAGCTAAAAACACAGCCAGACATGAAAGCTGTTGTTGAGGTTGTAGAGataaaggagaagaaggaagcagTAAGGGCTGAAAAGAAAGAGGCAGCAGAAGCAGATGAGGAAAAAGATGAGGATTATGAAAAGACGGAAATTAGTATCATGGAGGCAACTATGGACAATAATGAGTGGATCACGGATAGCAACTACCAAGTCCTTCCCTGGATGAACCTTTCTGCCCCAGCTTTGGTCCAACACCATACCAGCCAAAAAACCAACCAACTTCCCACGGAGGAAGGCCAGCACAGCCCTTCTCTTGCAGATGTTATTTGTAGAGATACAGATACCCTACCCTCCACTGACGTCAAACAAACCAGCACTCTCGCTCTTGTtgaggaaaacacagaaaaaaaggttgTGGCTGTCCAGCCCATGCCTCAGAATGTCAATGTGATCTTTCGAGTCCACTATCTCACCCAATCGCCATACCAGACGGTGGCCGTCACGGGGAACCAGCAGGAGCTGGGGAACTGGAAGGAATTCATCCCTCTAGAGAGGGCCAAGGACGGGCACTGGGCCACTGTGGTCAGCCTCCCCGCAGAGAGCCATGTGGAGTGGAAGTTTGTGGTTGTGGACAAAGGTGAGGTGTGTCGCTGGGAGGAATGTGGCAACCGCCTCCTCGAAACAGGATACGGAGATGACCTGGTTGTGCACAAATGGTGGGGATTCCTGTGA